A genomic window from Nocardioides rotundus includes:
- a CDS encoding ImmA/IrrE family metallo-endopeptidase produces MPHEGVIHGANGMTDYTAKTVAVRENMDPAAQVKTLAHELGHVLLHGPDQEDARQHRGIGEVEAESVALMIGAAHGMDTSGYTIPYVSTWAARVDGKEPVEIVKATGERVRKTALSILDQLDTAQVTDGTAPGLDRDTPERDRAGRQQPSQERSAPGRVEPMPEVRPPSPAASGRTL; encoded by the coding sequence GTGCCGCACGAGGGCGTCATCCATGGCGCCAACGGGATGACCGACTACACCGCGAAGACGGTCGCGGTCCGGGAGAACATGGACCCGGCTGCACAGGTCAAGACGCTCGCCCACGAACTAGGTCACGTCCTGCTGCATGGCCCCGATCAGGAGGATGCCCGGCAGCATCGCGGGATCGGGGAGGTGGAGGCCGAGTCGGTCGCGCTGATGATCGGCGCCGCCCACGGGATGGACACCTCCGGGTACACGATCCCGTACGTGTCGACTTGGGCGGCGCGGGTCGATGGCAAAGAGCCGGTCGAGATCGTCAAAGCCACCGGTGAACGCGTCCGCAAGACGGCGCTTTCGATCCTGGACCAGCTCGACACCGCGCAGGTGACCGACGGCACCGCACCGGGTCTGGACCGCGACACCCCTGAGCGCGACCGCGCAGGACGCCAGCAGCCATCCCAGGAACGTTCAGCGCCGGGGCGGGTGGAGCCGATGCCCGAGGTGCGGCCGCCCTCGCCGGCGGCTTCGGGGCGGACGTTGTGA
- a CDS encoding ArdC family protein, which produces MATTRENTQAAREAKLGELHERLTGAVEQLVSGEDWARALAFAARFRARSFSNTLLIWTQHAGAYEAGRVPEPVPSYVAGYRQWQTLGRQVQKGQPGYMIFAPVTGRFATATPSDADSWRRLGKGEKPRPGEVVRSKMITARPAYVWDVSQTAGDPIPEPPAARLLEGQAPAGLWEGLAVS; this is translated from the coding sequence ATGGCCACGACACGGGAGAACACCCAGGCTGCCCGGGAGGCGAAACTCGGCGAGCTGCACGAGCGGCTGACCGGTGCGGTCGAACAACTCGTCTCCGGGGAGGACTGGGCGCGGGCGCTCGCGTTCGCGGCACGGTTCCGGGCGCGATCGTTCTCCAACACGCTGCTGATCTGGACTCAGCACGCGGGCGCGTATGAGGCGGGCCGGGTGCCGGAGCCGGTGCCATCGTATGTGGCCGGGTATCGGCAGTGGCAGACCCTGGGCCGGCAAGTGCAGAAGGGCCAGCCGGGGTACATGATCTTCGCCCCGGTCACCGGCCGGTTCGCCACCGCGACACCGTCGGATGCGGATTCGTGGCGGCGGCTCGGCAAGGGCGAGAAGCCCCGGCCGGGTGAGGTGGTGCGCTCGAAGATGATCACCGCCCGCCCCGCCTACGTCTGGGACGTCTCCCAAACCGCCGGTGATCCGATTCCCGAGCCGCCGGCGGCGCGGCTGCTGGAAGGACAGGCACCCGCGGGGCTGTGGGAGGGCCTGGCGGTCAGTTGA
- a CDS encoding DUF2637 domain-containing protein encodes MVTAVAGTVFIAAGAFWLSFTALADLAARSGVGGSQAWAWPLIVDGIIVVATVAVVALAGQRAAWYPWVLLIGGAAVSVTANAIHAVVAADADVPGVLAAAVAAVPPVVLLAITHLTVILTRPIPATADPLLTDVATPNGETAFTEEANSDGISAALVAAEAEGVLALPVPPPEKSAPSTPPGMAQVAVVRGAEPGLDSTAVVTDRRAHAAVLRGQGWSNKKIARELGVHPSTVGRWFTSAHLPDNTDVEEANQP; translated from the coding sequence GTGGTGACCGCGGTGGCCGGGACGGTGTTCATCGCCGCCGGGGCGTTCTGGCTGTCGTTCACTGCGTTGGCGGACCTGGCGGCTCGTTCGGGGGTCGGTGGTTCGCAGGCGTGGGCGTGGCCGCTGATCGTTGACGGCATCATCGTCGTGGCCACCGTCGCCGTCGTCGCCCTGGCCGGGCAGAGGGCGGCGTGGTACCCGTGGGTGTTGCTGATCGGCGGCGCCGCCGTGTCGGTGACCGCAAACGCGATCCACGCCGTCGTGGCCGCCGACGCAGACGTGCCCGGGGTGCTGGCCGCAGCCGTGGCCGCGGTGCCGCCCGTGGTGCTGTTGGCGATCACCCACCTGACCGTCATCCTCACCCGACCCATCCCCGCCACCGCCGATCCCCTGCTCACCGACGTGGCCACGCCGAACGGCGAGACCGCGTTCACCGAGGAGGCCAACTCGGACGGGATATCGGCGGCACTCGTCGCAGCGGAGGCCGAAGGCGTCCTCGCCTTGCCCGTGCCACCGCCGGAGAAGAGCGCACCGTCCACACCACCCGGCATGGCGCAGGTGGCCGTAGTTCGAGGTGCTGAACCGGGCCTCGACAGCACCGCAGTGGTCACCGATCGGCGTGCCCACGCGGCGGTACTGCGCGGGCAGGGGTGGTCGAACAAGAAGATCGCCCGTGAACTCGGGGTGCATCCCTCCACAGTGGGCCGCTGGTTCACCAGTGCGCACCTTCCCGACAACACCGATGTCGAGGAGGCGAACCAGCCATGA
- a CDS encoding helix-turn-helix transcriptional regulator translates to MVTDVGRERFLPVLARTRAIHRPIGPVAYDCVKLIFVRHGSAILLSEFGEKPVTVGDVVMLGASTLCGSEPEGSITVTTLYLDRDYIIDQVFWQHAAFFTDRWQAQDFIDERYSEPAQILRIGEGRAGMLMPWLDELVALSLDGPAPERFYRLQALLFAVLDVITPYVTTTPARQTATQRKTTHPGMPRHRQFTPLRAEAQQAAKLMAEQPARRWTLPELAGAVHLSPSQLGRVFTDAYGKTPMTYLTTLRAEHLARLLRETDLPIEQAMVQVGWHSRGHAARLFRQAVGITPARYRDLSRQNAVA, encoded by the coding sequence ATGGTGACGGACGTTGGCCGCGAGCGGTTCCTGCCGGTCCTGGCCCGCACCCGCGCGATTCATCGTCCGATCGGGCCGGTCGCCTACGACTGCGTCAAGCTCATTTTCGTTCGGCACGGCTCGGCGATCCTGCTCAGTGAGTTCGGTGAGAAACCCGTCACCGTCGGCGACGTGGTGATGCTGGGGGCGAGCACCCTGTGCGGCAGCGAGCCTGAGGGCTCGATCACCGTCACCACCCTGTATCTGGATCGGGACTACATAATCGATCAGGTGTTCTGGCAGCACGCCGCATTCTTCACCGACCGGTGGCAGGCCCAGGACTTCATCGATGAGCGGTACTCCGAACCCGCCCAGATCCTGCGGATCGGTGAGGGCCGCGCGGGCATGCTGATGCCATGGCTGGACGAACTGGTCGCGCTCAGCCTCGACGGGCCCGCACCGGAGCGCTTCTACCGTCTCCAGGCACTCCTGTTCGCCGTGCTCGACGTGATCACCCCCTACGTCACCACCACCCCGGCGCGGCAGACGGCGACCCAGCGCAAGACCACCCATCCCGGCATGCCACGCCACCGCCAGTTCACCCCGTTGCGGGCTGAGGCCCAGCAGGCAGCCAAGCTGATGGCCGAGCAACCGGCGCGGCGATGGACACTGCCCGAGCTGGCCGGCGCCGTGCACCTGTCACCGTCCCAGCTCGGCCGGGTCTTCACCGACGCCTACGGCAAGACCCCGATGACCTACCTCACGACGCTGCGGGCCGAGCACCTGGCCCGCCTGCTACGCGAGACCGACCTGCCGATCGAGCAGGCCATGGTCCAGGTGGGCTGGCACAGCCGCGGACACGCCGCCCGCCTCTTCCGCCAGGCCGTCGGCATCACCCCGGCCCGTTACCGGGACCTCAGCCGCCAGAACGCCGTGGCCTGA
- a CDS encoding transcriptional regulator, which produces MAGKLLYRDIVPYETPSSLSALHGPASGVLELPITVHWGPSRRFDLSDTGQRRMAYRALVREGTPEVQEALLNETLLRAEWAELILPERCRALWEERFPELAA; this is translated from the coding sequence ATGGCGGGCAAGCTGCTGTACCGGGACATCGTCCCGTACGAGACACCCTCGTCGCTGTCCGCGCTGCACGGCCCGGCCTCAGGCGTGCTGGAGTTGCCGATCACGGTGCACTGGGGTCCCTCGCGGAGGTTCGACCTGTCCGATACCGGTCAGCGGCGCATGGCCTATCGTGCCCTGGTCCGCGAAGGGACTCCCGAGGTTCAAGAGGCGTTGTTGAACGAGACGCTGCTGCGCGCCGAGTGGGCGGAGCTGATCCTGCCCGAACGGTGCCGGGCGCTGTGGGAGGAACGCTTCCCCGAGCTGGCCGCATAA
- a CDS encoding bifunctional DNA primase/polymerase has translation MVAFDAVARILSAADLPRRPVWAVARDLAASGVPVFPCVPGGKRPLTSRGFHDATTHAGQIAAWWRKHPDANLGVPTGAAAGIAVVDIDVHGAVDGYRAFERAHRAGLVAGWQMLISTPSGGMHAYYPATRSQEQRSWQVARAGIDFRGDGGYILIPPSTVSEAGGTAGYRVRRINAGPSAMLDSDRLREFLDPRPPSRRGSGQEVEQSADASRLAAWVAARGEGERNRGLFWAACRLAENGVPAPDALDVLSAAASRAGLGEREITATVRSAYRTAHPRPSSPPVQRGSPPAVDGWFAHDSPVRPSSPVRGLS, from the coding sequence ATGGTCGCCTTCGATGCCGTCGCCCGCATCCTCTCGGCGGCGGACCTGCCGCGGCGGCCGGTCTGGGCCGTCGCGCGGGACCTGGCCGCCTCCGGGGTGCCGGTGTTCCCGTGCGTGCCCGGTGGCAAGCGCCCGCTCACCTCGCGTGGCTTCCACGACGCCACCACGCACGCGGGCCAGATCGCGGCGTGGTGGCGGAAGCATCCGGATGCGAACCTCGGCGTCCCCACCGGCGCAGCCGCCGGGATCGCGGTTGTGGACATCGACGTCCATGGGGCTGTTGACGGGTATCGGGCGTTCGAGCGCGCCCATCGTGCCGGGCTCGTCGCCGGCTGGCAGATGCTCATCTCGACGCCGTCGGGTGGGATGCACGCCTATTACCCCGCCACCCGGAGCCAGGAACAGCGGTCCTGGCAGGTAGCGCGTGCCGGGATCGACTTCCGCGGTGATGGCGGCTACATCCTCATCCCACCCTCCACGGTGTCGGAGGCTGGCGGGACGGCTGGGTATCGGGTGCGGCGGATCAACGCCGGCCCTTCGGCGATGCTGGACTCCGACCGGCTGCGGGAGTTCCTCGACCCTCGCCCCCCATCCCGCCGCGGCTCGGGGCAGGAGGTGGAGCAGTCGGCGGATGCGTCCCGGCTGGCGGCGTGGGTGGCCGCTCGCGGTGAGGGCGAACGCAACCGGGGCCTGTTCTGGGCCGCCTGCCGCCTCGCCGAGAACGGCGTCCCGGCACCGGATGCGCTCGATGTGCTCTCGGCCGCGGCATCAAGAGCGGGTCTGGGTGAGCGCGAGATCACCGCGACCGTCCGCTCCGCCTACCGCACCGCCCACCCCCGACCTTCGTCACCGCCGGTGCAGCGCGGCTCACCTCCGGCGGTGGACGGCTGGTTCGCGCACGACAGCCCCGTGCGGCCGTCCTCTCCGGTGCGGGGACTGTCATGA
- a CDS encoding VanZ family protein has protein sequence MAAQVFGSILVGLVVSAVLFLPLLVWQYRRYGRFDALRMLWTTAGFIYATAIVAFTVFPLPEFTPGYCAAHATEPLFDPLRFPRELIDLIQTQGAMAVASDWLVWEFTLNMVLFIPFGLIVRRVFEWPRGVVLAAALGTSVLIELTQLTGNWGLAPCPYRFADTTDLVTNTTGAVIGMGLEKITPRLLSTKSHLLARRDRARPVTRGRRLLGMLLDAWYLVLAAVLGGTIASTIYAITQGGPGQALTPAQLLELQQAIFLGAWLAAMVIVVVPALIGTGASLGQRTVYLAPVPKHGSRSRLLVRALVVQGAIPTGLFLGFPTALLSPLLALAAIVSVSITPGGLSGVVSGCGWRDARLPAPGRPDDTQAARGSIGRGATHPGDQS, from the coding sequence ATGGCAGCGCAGGTCTTCGGCTCGATCCTCGTCGGCCTGGTCGTGTCGGCGGTGCTGTTCCTGCCGCTACTGGTGTGGCAGTACCGCCGCTACGGCCGCTTCGACGCCCTGCGGATGCTGTGGACCACCGCCGGGTTCATCTACGCCACCGCCATCGTCGCCTTCACCGTCTTCCCGCTGCCCGAGTTCACCCCCGGGTACTGCGCGGCACACGCCACCGAACCGCTGTTTGACCCGCTGCGCTTCCCCCGCGAACTCATCGACCTCATCCAGACCCAAGGGGCGATGGCCGTCGCCAGCGACTGGCTCGTCTGGGAGTTCACGCTCAACATGGTGCTGTTCATCCCCTTCGGACTGATCGTGCGCCGCGTCTTCGAATGGCCCCGCGGCGTCGTCCTGGCCGCCGCGCTGGGCACCTCGGTCCTGATCGAGCTGACCCAGCTCACCGGCAACTGGGGTCTGGCACCGTGCCCCTACCGGTTCGCCGACACCACCGACCTGGTCACCAACACCACCGGCGCAGTCATCGGCATGGGGCTGGAGAAGATCACCCCACGGCTGCTGTCGACCAAGTCCCACCTGCTCGCCCGACGCGACCGGGCGCGTCCCGTCACCCGCGGCCGCCGCCTGCTCGGGATGCTCCTCGACGCCTGGTACCTCGTGCTCGCCGCCGTGCTCGGCGGAACCATCGCCTCGACCATCTACGCCATCACGCAAGGAGGACCCGGCCAGGCGCTGACGCCGGCACAGCTGCTGGAGCTGCAACAGGCGATCTTCCTCGGTGCCTGGCTGGCCGCGATGGTCATTGTCGTCGTGCCGGCACTGATCGGCACCGGCGCGTCGCTCGGGCAGCGCACGGTCTACCTCGCGCCGGTGCCGAAGCATGGATCGCGATCGCGGCTCCTGGTCCGCGCGCTGGTCGTGCAGGGCGCCATCCCCACCGGGCTCTTTCTCGGGTTCCCCACCGCGCTGCTGAGCCCACTCCTGGCACTGGCCGCCATCGTCTCGGTCTCCATCACTCCGGGTGGACTCAGTGGTGTCGTCTCAGGATGCGGCTGGCGTGACGCACGACTGCCCGCCCCAGGCCGACCAGACGACACCCAGGCGGCACGCGGGTCCATTGGACGGGGAGCCACTCACCCCGGGGATCAGAGCTGA
- a CDS encoding ParB N-terminal domain-containing protein, which yields MSAQKGSIELERTVESIHVGRRHRTDLGDIDALAASIARDGLLQPITITLDNVLVCGARRLAAIKQLGWRTVNVWVRSGISDRLGHLLAEQDENVLHKPLTQLEAAALYRELKQLMAEDAARRQAATQFTTEHQPGGDGAGKFPTPSEQAGRASEQAARMIPGAASYKTLDKIGYLQQIADDPARPGELRQQATAALERIDAGASVDPLFQHLRDQVDTALGEREADLHRLAAEALSRVKKTQKKKRTSRPTDRAGDGAGEPVRYPPHRFVLTWNDLIDWWSYYDVDQLAVELTDEQIDAFLATVEGTSRFAQQLRTARDRLRGDDPAPGRGHLRAL from the coding sequence ATGAGCGCTCAGAAAGGGTCCATCGAGCTGGAACGCACCGTCGAGTCGATCCACGTCGGACGCCGACACCGCACAGACCTGGGTGACATCGACGCCCTGGCCGCTTCCATCGCCCGTGATGGATTGCTTCAGCCGATCACGATCACCCTCGACAACGTGCTGGTGTGCGGGGCCAGACGGTTGGCCGCGATCAAGCAGCTCGGCTGGAGAACCGTGAACGTGTGGGTCCGCTCCGGTATCTCCGACCGGCTCGGCCACCTGTTGGCCGAGCAGGACGAGAACGTGCTGCACAAGCCGCTCACCCAGCTCGAAGCCGCCGCGCTGTACCGGGAGCTGAAGCAGCTCATGGCCGAGGACGCCGCCCGCCGGCAGGCCGCGACCCAGTTCACCACTGAGCATCAGCCTGGAGGTGACGGTGCGGGAAAATTTCCCACACCGTCCGAGCAGGCTGGACGGGCCAGTGAGCAGGCCGCGCGGATGATCCCTGGGGCGGCGTCCTACAAGACCCTGGACAAGATTGGCTACCTTCAGCAGATCGCCGACGACCCCGCCCGACCCGGCGAGCTGCGCCAGCAGGCGACCGCAGCCCTGGAGCGCATCGACGCCGGTGCCTCGGTCGATCCGCTCTTCCAGCACCTCCGGGACCAGGTCGACACCGCACTCGGGGAGCGGGAGGCGGACCTGCACCGGCTCGCCGCCGAGGCACTGTCCCGCGTCAAGAAGACGCAGAAGAAGAAGCGCACCTCTCGACCCACAGACCGAGCCGGCGACGGTGCCGGTGAGCCGGTGCGGTATCCGCCGCACAGGTTCGTGCTGACGTGGAACGACCTGATCGACTGGTGGAGCTACTACGACGTTGACCAGCTCGCCGTCGAGCTGACCGACGAACAGATTGACGCCTTCTTGGCCACCGTCGAGGGCACCAGCCGGTTCGCCCAACAGCTGCGTACCGCGCGCGACCGGCTGCGCGGTGATGACCCGGCGCCGGGCCGGGGCCACCTGCGCGCGCTCTGA
- a CDS encoding nucleotidyl transferase AbiEii/AbiGii toxin family protein, translating to MIGDDGFALAGASAIREHALTDRPTEDIDLFGMPLTTAEEFARVVQRAETTLSGAGYTVVRARSFAQFARLHLSDGEGDVLDVDLALNWRADPPVHLDVGPVLSERDAIAGKLSAVYSRGEVRDFLDLDAIRTSCRYTDAELLGLGREHDDGFDTAMFAAQLSRVATFLPSEPAHYGVSADDFAGVQERLLAWAVHLRDGPERASDVPSFLQVEPRQPEPHRRLPPRASTRRPGRPGPFDDPFSPQRREGPSGPERRGFGR from the coding sequence GTGATCGGCGATGACGGGTTCGCACTTGCCGGGGCCAGCGCGATCCGCGAACACGCGTTGACCGACCGGCCGACGGAGGACATCGACTTGTTCGGTATGCCCCTGACCACCGCCGAGGAGTTCGCCCGCGTGGTCCAGCGCGCCGAGACCACCCTCAGCGGTGCCGGGTACACCGTGGTGCGGGCACGGTCGTTCGCCCAGTTCGCCCGCCTCCACCTGTCCGACGGCGAAGGGGACGTCCTGGATGTCGATCTGGCCTTGAACTGGCGAGCCGACCCACCCGTGCACCTGGACGTCGGGCCGGTGCTGTCCGAGCGCGACGCGATCGCCGGGAAGCTCTCGGCGGTGTACTCCCGGGGTGAGGTGCGCGACTTCCTCGACCTGGACGCCATTCGCACGTCGTGCCGCTACACCGACGCGGAGTTACTCGGCCTCGGCCGGGAGCACGACGACGGCTTCGACACGGCCATGTTCGCCGCGCAACTGTCCCGCGTCGCCACGTTCCTCCCCAGTGAGCCCGCACACTACGGCGTCAGTGCCGACGACTTCGCCGGCGTGCAGGAACGCCTCCTGGCCTGGGCCGTGCACCTGCGCGACGGACCCGAACGGGCATCAGATGTGCCGAGTTTCCTCCAGGTGGAGCCGCGTCAGCCTGAACCACACCGGCGCTTGCCGCCCAGGGCGAGTACACGGCGTCCTGGCCGTCCCGGTCCGTTCGATGACCCCTTCAGCCCGCAGCGGCGCGAGGGGCCTTCAGGTCCCGAGCGACGAGGGTTCGGCCGGTGA
- a CDS encoding IS256 family transposase produces the protein MTAGPSIDPADVASGRTLEAGEFLHEQLAQASPDLMRGLLTTFVNALLGAEADAVCGAGYGTRSPERVNSRNGYRHRDLDTRMGTIDVAIPKLRTGTYFPEWLLERRRRAEVALTSVIATCYLLGVSTRRMDKLVQSLGITGLSKSQVSVMARDLDAHVTDFRTRPLDAGPYTFVAADALTMRVREGGRVVKVAVMVATGVNADGHREVLGVQVATGETHAGWLAFFRDLVARGLSGVALVTSDAHAGLVEAIGATLPGAAWQRCRTHYAFNLMGLCPKAAWPGVKAMLHSVYDQPDAKSVHAQFDKFLDSELITSLPAARDHLDGARADILSFTGFPREVWRQIWSNNPNERLNREIRRRTDVVGIFPDRDAIIRLVGAVLAEQHDEWTEGRRYLGLDVLARSRMNLVTGTIETTGTTTTDDQEAAISA, from the coding sequence ATGACCGCTGGACCCAGTATCGACCCTGCCGACGTCGCGAGCGGCAGGACGCTCGAGGCGGGCGAGTTCCTGCACGAGCAGCTCGCGCAGGCGAGCCCTGATCTGATGCGCGGCCTGTTGACCACGTTCGTGAACGCGCTGCTCGGCGCGGAGGCCGACGCGGTGTGTGGCGCCGGCTACGGCACCCGGTCGCCGGAGCGGGTGAACTCACGCAACGGCTACCGCCACCGCGACCTCGACACCCGGATGGGCACGATCGACGTCGCGATCCCGAAGCTCCGCACGGGCACGTACTTCCCCGAGTGGCTCCTCGAGCGTCGACGACGGGCCGAGGTCGCGCTGACGAGCGTGATCGCGACCTGCTACCTGCTCGGCGTCTCGACCAGGCGGATGGACAAGCTCGTGCAGTCGCTCGGGATCACCGGGTTGTCGAAGTCCCAGGTCAGCGTGATGGCGCGCGACCTCGACGCGCACGTGACCGACTTCCGCACCCGGCCCCTCGACGCCGGCCCATACACGTTCGTGGCAGCAGACGCGCTCACGATGCGGGTCCGCGAAGGAGGCCGGGTAGTGAAAGTCGCGGTCATGGTCGCCACCGGCGTCAACGCCGACGGGCACCGCGAGGTCCTCGGCGTGCAGGTCGCGACTGGGGAGACCCACGCCGGCTGGCTGGCGTTCTTCCGCGACCTCGTCGCCCGAGGCCTGTCCGGCGTCGCGCTCGTGACCAGCGACGCCCACGCCGGTCTCGTCGAGGCGATCGGCGCGACCCTGCCCGGCGCGGCCTGGCAGCGGTGCCGGACCCACTACGCGTTCAACCTCATGGGTCTGTGCCCCAAGGCCGCCTGGCCCGGCGTGAAGGCGATGCTCCACTCCGTCTACGACCAGCCCGACGCGAAGTCGGTCCACGCCCAGTTCGACAAGTTCCTCGACAGCGAGCTCATCACCTCGCTGCCCGCGGCCCGTGACCACCTCGACGGCGCCCGCGCCGACATCCTGTCCTTCACCGGTTTCCCGCGCGAGGTATGGCGCCAGATCTGGTCGAACAACCCCAACGAGCGCCTCAACCGCGAGATCCGACGGCGTACCGACGTCGTCGGGATCTTCCCCGACCGCGACGCGATCATCCGCCTCGTCGGAGCCGTCCTGGCCGAGCAACACGACGAATGGACCGAGGGCCGGCGCTACCTCGGGCTCGACGTCCTCGCCCGCTCCCGCATGAACCTCGTCACCGGCACCATCGAGACCACCGGCACAACCACCACCGACGACCAGGAGGCAGCCATCAGCGCCTAA
- a CDS encoding ABC transporter permease — MGALNAELIKLKRSLAWPVVVLLPIVLVLAGAATQLADGEQPDDGWHTVWLQSVGFYGLFPLAIGIAILGSLAWRAEHRGSNWNALMSGPTSSWRIVVAKAAVIAGLSAIMQVILLAAVIAIGKLAFDLPGMLPGQYFGITILLVVATIPTALIQSALSMVMRSFAAPIAVALVAAGISTAALMAVGNAALISPYGLATRTALLGTGAFVDTGTITVGDITSIPIAIVLQTVVLIVVTTAVLERRDTRI; from the coding sequence ATGGGCGCGCTCAACGCCGAACTGATCAAACTCAAGCGCTCCCTGGCCTGGCCGGTCGTGGTGCTCCTGCCCATCGTCCTCGTGCTCGCCGGTGCGGCGACCCAGCTCGCTGATGGCGAGCAGCCCGACGACGGGTGGCACACGGTGTGGTTGCAGTCCGTCGGGTTCTACGGGCTCTTCCCGCTGGCTATCGGCATCGCGATCCTCGGCTCCCTGGCCTGGCGGGCCGAGCACCGCGGCAGCAACTGGAACGCCCTGATGAGCGGCCCCACCTCCTCGTGGCGCATCGTCGTCGCCAAAGCCGCCGTGATCGCAGGGCTCAGCGCGATCATGCAGGTCATCCTGCTTGCCGCGGTCATCGCGATCGGCAAGCTCGCCTTCGACCTGCCCGGCATGCTTCCCGGCCAATACTTCGGCATCACGATCCTGCTCGTGGTGGCGACGATCCCGACAGCCCTGATCCAATCGGCGTTGTCGATGGTCATGCGCTCCTTCGCCGCACCCATCGCGGTCGCCCTCGTCGCCGCAGGCATCTCGACCGCCGCGCTCATGGCGGTAGGCAACGCCGCGCTCATCTCGCCCTACGGGTTGGCCACCCGCACCGCGCTACTGGGCACCGGCGCGTTCGTGGACACCGGCACCATCACCGTCGGCGATATCACGTCAATTCCCATCGCCATCGTGCTGCAAACCGTCGTGCTCATCGTCGTGACAACCGCCGTTCTCGAACGCCGCGATACCCGTATCTGA
- a CDS encoding ABC transporter permease, with protein MNTRAVANEFAKMRHLRVGVIAVAMVVAVLGLSLFTIVSSPDFDPDSPAAWNGLLAGMSLAIPLVFPLLLAVLASRQTDIEHQGNGWLLQATSGLTPGGVCRAKLITLGIVVAAITAGTSLLVLVAGKLLAGILAPIPFAHWVGFTGCMLVINLVVLALHILLSAKIDNQLVALGIGVLGSVLAVFSQGLPAAAAHLTPWGYYALARAADYAASGYVAIPLSYPSIAALALVVAVFFLITTGRFDRQEA; from the coding sequence GTGAACACGCGCGCCGTAGCGAACGAGTTCGCCAAGATGCGACACCTGAGAGTCGGCGTCATCGCCGTAGCTATGGTCGTCGCCGTCCTTGGACTGTCCCTGTTCACCATCGTGTCGAGCCCGGACTTCGATCCGGACTCACCCGCGGCGTGGAACGGGCTGTTGGCGGGCATGTCCTTGGCCATCCCTCTGGTCTTCCCGCTGCTGCTGGCGGTGCTCGCCTCGCGTCAGACCGATATCGAGCATCAGGGCAATGGGTGGCTACTGCAAGCGACCTCCGGACTGACCCCGGGCGGTGTCTGCCGGGCCAAGCTCATCACGCTGGGCATCGTCGTCGCAGCGATCACCGCCGGCACCAGCCTGCTGGTCCTCGTGGCGGGGAAGTTGCTCGCCGGCATCCTCGCGCCGATCCCGTTCGCTCATTGGGTGGGGTTCACCGGGTGCATGCTCGTCATCAACCTCGTCGTCCTCGCCCTGCACATCCTGCTCTCGGCGAAGATCGACAACCAGCTCGTCGCCCTCGGCATCGGAGTCCTCGGGAGCGTTCTGGCCGTGTTCTCCCAAGGCCTGCCCGCCGCGGCGGCACACCTCACCCCGTGGGGCTACTACGCCCTGGCCAGGGCCGCCGACTACGCAGCCAGCGGCTACGTCGCCATCCCGCTGTCGTACCCGAGCATCGCGGCACTCGCTCTCGTCGTCGCGGTGTTCTTCCTCATCACCACCGGCCGTTTCGACCGTCAGGAGGCCTGA
- a CDS encoding ABC transporter ATP-binding protein: MTDIVATEGLTKRYGTRTVVEDLNLRIPEGCVYGFLGPNGSGKSTTMKMLLSLIQPTSGEVQVLGQPMTRGTRRQLLAGIGSLIESPPGYAHLTGSENMRIVQRLLGLNRQQIDFAVATVRMQNQMDKKVREYSLGMKQRLGIAMALARQPQLLILDEPTNGLDPAGIDEIRTLLRRLANDGVTVMVSSHLLGEIDKTANMLGILSQGQMIFQGTREQLMAAPTPEPPSPS; the protein is encoded by the coding sequence ATGACCGACATCGTCGCCACAGAAGGCCTGACCAAGCGCTACGGCACGCGCACCGTCGTGGAGGACCTGAACCTACGCATCCCGGAAGGGTGCGTGTACGGGTTCCTCGGCCCGAACGGGTCGGGAAAGTCCACCACGATGAAGATGCTGCTCTCCCTGATCCAGCCCACCAGCGGGGAGGTGCAGGTGCTGGGCCAGCCGATGACTCGCGGCACTCGGCGACAGCTGCTGGCTGGCATTGGCTCGCTCATCGAATCCCCGCCTGGCTACGCGCACCTGACGGGCTCGGAAAACATGCGCATCGTTCAGCGGCTGCTGGGGTTGAACCGGCAGCAGATCGACTTCGCGGTGGCCACGGTGCGGATGCAGAACCAGATGGACAAGAAGGTTCGCGAGTACTCCCTGGGCATGAAGCAGCGCCTGGGCATTGCGATGGCCCTGGCCCGCCAGCCGCAGCTGCTGATCCTGGATGAGCCGACCAACGGCCTCGACCCCGCCGGCATCGACGAAATCCGCACCCTGCTGCGCCGGCTCGCGAACGACGGTGTGACCGTCATGGTCTCCTCCCACCTGTTGGGTGAGATCGACAAGACCGCGAACATGCTGGGCATTCTCAGCCAGGGCCAGATGATCTTCCAGGGCACGCGGGAGCAGCTGATGGCTGCTCCGACCCCCGAACCGCCGTCGCCAAGCTGA